The sequence below is a genomic window from Plasmodium gaboni strain SY75 chromosome 10, whole genome shotgun sequence.
tataatcatacaaatttaatataccctttttttgtttgtaaaaaaaaaaaaaaaaaaaaaaaaaaaatcgCGTATCAAATATAGCGCTGAATACATTTGGGTTTAAGTAGctattaaaaaaaaaaaaaaaaaaaaaaaaaaaaaaaattgcTAGATTCTTGAATAAGTgcaaaatataatatatattatatatatatatatataatattgtcgacacatttataaataattaaaggttcttgaaaatatataaagaaaataacttatttatattaatatgtatacatatatatattatatatatataataaaacatatgCACAACTAAGCACcatgtaaaaaaaaaaaaaaaaagaaaaaaaatatattgtacatatataatatatatatcttcaaatatatttatatatattatatgctcatcttaatatttttattccAAAATAActttcattttatttatatacattatatataaatattttatcattgTGTATACATGTGAGATACAACCTAAAAAATAGTTTTTCAAACGAATTCTTTTTTCAGATATCATTTcttatatcaaaaaaaaaaaaaaaaaaaaaaaaagaaatataatattcttacatatatatgtactaaaaatataagataatatacataatgatacgtatttatattataataataaaaaaaaaaatagtacacaaataaaaataataccATTATAATATTGCTAGCgcataaaaaaaaaaaaagcatataaatttataataataagaatatatttttatttatataatattttcatttaaatatatttttattttttttataatattttatcatcttaaattttttttttattttttcttttttaaacaaccctcaaaaaaataatttttttttttaatagGCTTGAATTTAAGAAtctaaaataaaatattaagaatattaaggaaaatataacaataatatataatatattatttgtatataatatatttttatattaatgtGATATTATCACAATACCGgttttgatatatatataattacacataaaagaattttttttttttttactgTTTCTAGGGAAAATAACAATTCTTTCATATATCCTgcaaatatatatatatatatatatatatttatttatttatttttatattttattttattttttctttcaaTATGAAGATTGGtaaattattctttttattaaacaTCTTTGTTGTATGCCACTTAATTTTATCATGCTTATGTCGAAAGGGACAAGCTACTCGTGGGAATTTGTTGGCATTAAAAGCCATTGAACAAGATTTACAACaaaagaagaaaagaaaaagaaacttgattttatattcattagGTTCTGCTGCATTAATAGCTGCCCTTGTTGTTACAGGTATAGGACTTAACATGTatatgaaaagaaaaaaagatgaaTCTCATGTACAAGAAGTTATAGAAGcaaaagaagaagaagttaaagaaaaacaatctgagaaaaaaaaaactacAGTTAAAGTAGTTCCTAAAAGAGTTCCTGTCAAAACTAGATTAGCACATGGCAGATCCAAAGTACCTAGTGTAAATCATCAAGACGTATCTCCCAAATTAGATGATGAGAAAAAAGAAGAACCATTAAATTTTACTGATAATGATCTTTTATTAACAGCTGATTCTTTAAATGTATTGGAACCAAAACTTGATGAAAATTCTGAAGGTGCTGATTTTCTTAAAAACATAAATGAACCTAAAGAAGTTGCTACTTTTAGTCTTGATAGTGCCTTAACTGATGCTTCtgaacaaaatgaaaacaaAGATGCTGAACTTTCTACAGATCTTATCCATACTCCAACAAATAGTAGTATTGACTTATCagatgataaaaaagataCTTCCACACATGGTTTAGAATCTTTAAATCTTGATAGTTCATCACCAAGCGAATTCACTGAAAATAAACCTCAAGCTGAATCAGAAACTATGCCTGCAGAACCTTTGACTCCAGAACCTTCTGCTCAAGAACCTATGATTCCAGAATCTTCCTCTCAAGAACCTACCATACCAGAACCTTCCGCTCAAGAACCTACGACTCCAGAATCTTCCTCTCAAGAACCTACGACTCCAGAATCTTCCTCTCAAGAACCTACAACTCCAGAATCTTCCTCTCAAGAACCTACAACTCCAGAATCATCCTCTCAAGAACCTACGACTCCAGAATCTTCCTCCCAAGAACCTACCATTCCAGAACCTACTTCTAAATCCAAAACACCTGAAATAAAGGAAGTAGATGAACCAGTTGTAGTACCTTCATATTATCCAACTACTGGTCCAAATCCAAATACCCATGGACCACCAAGAAGAAGAACTTCATCTAGATCTTCTGGATCATCGAATAGAACTTCATCTGTTACTACTACTAGACCCAGAAGTCGTTCTAACGCAGCACGTGATTCCTCAGGAAGATCATCTGGAAGAACTACCACACCAAAAGTCAGAAAAGaagaataattatattttatctaatcatgcaaaaaaaaattaaaatatacatctatatgtatatatttattaatacatatttatgTGTGTATGTTCCGAAATACTgcaaatatataattcattatattaatgtaattaataatttattagCAAGTTATAGAGAgatagatatatttttaatattacaCAGATAATCTTCACTCACtggaaaaaataaatatatatatatatattatatatatatgtaaatattttttttcctatttaaattttttttttttctttcaatatttaaaatgaacgttttataattcaaatgaaattacatttatgaattataaaagtatgtataattttatattaaacaCAGTGATATCATATTATCCTTTTCATAGAAAAAAGGAATAgttatatatgttttatttttttttttttttatagttTTTTCTAttgtgttttttttttttttttttttttttttttttaatttttttttttttttttttttttttttattttttattatttttatattttttttttttttttttttttttttttttttttttttttttttNNNNNNNNNNNNNNNNNNNNNNNNNNNNNNNNNNNNNNNNNNNNNNNNNNNNNNNNNNNNNNNNNNNNNNNNNNNNNNNNNNNNNNNNNNNNNNNNNNNNNNNNNNNNNNNNNNNNNNNNNNNNNNNNNNNNNNNNNNNNNNNNNNNNNNNNNNNNNNNNNNNNNNNNNNNNNNNNNNNNNNNNNNNNNNNNNNNNNNNNNNNNNNNNNNNNNNNNNNNNNNNNNNNNNNNNNNNNNNNNNNNNNNNNNNNNNNNNNNNNNNNNNNNNNNNNNNNNNNNNNNNNNNNNNNNNNNNNNNNNATATAAATACgtataattatttatattattttatatttttagtacatatatatgtaaaaatattatatttttttttttttttttttttttatttttttttttatttttttttttaaataattaataaaattaaaaaattattatttttatttgttatatatttttttttttattattataatataaatacgtataattatttatattattttatatttttagtacatatatatgtaaaaatattatattttttttttttttttttttttcaaatattaatatttattgaatctttaataaaagaaaaaaatatatttatatatgtgtgtaattttttttttttacctatttttatattatatttaaatatgttagaattggaaaaaaaagaaagattattatatatatatatacatatatgttatatatatatttcttttttttgagATTCATAAAgaattcatattattaaacgtagttattcataataatcTATATATGACATCCATTCGTAATTACATTTATTGGTAAATGTTGAATGTATAATGAagttattttttttttttttttatttaatatgcattatataaataaatatatatatatatatatatgtgaagtatttatataataacgataaaacaaatatatacataatgATATATTGTTACATGAATGTGCTTGAAAGATGTCTACAGTATTGTATTTATagacatatataaaatgtacataatacatatttgtAACTACATATAAAAGGATGCCTAAACCAAGGCACCTTTATTAATagttttatataatttaatgTGTCtgtgataatatatatactatatattatattttatatatatatatatatatattttttttttttttataactttTACTAAAACATGTTATCCTTAAAAAAGTGTGTACGAgctgtttttttttttttttttttttgaaaacattaaagatattatttatagagataagaaaaaataaaaataataatataaccaatttgtttttttttttttttttttctctaATTTTTGACCTGCACATGTCAgctttttttctttcttattttttttttggtgAGTATATTTTGGCTATTTAgacaaaataaaataaaataacaatcctatcaatatatatatatatatatatatatatataatatttatgtatatatgtatgatattatgtttttttaagaaaataaataatattatataaaatggCATACAAATtgtaataatttatttaaaaaagaaaaaaataataataaggaataatataaagttaccacataaaaaaaaaaaattaatatataaataaaagacaaataaaatatatatataaatatatatataatgaaataatcataataacaaataaCCCTCCAATTATACTTATATAGAGGTCTTTTTACAATATTAAGGATAATCGTTGAAACGTTAAaggaaataatatatatatatagaaataaatatatgtatatatatttaaacGTATAAGTTTATAACTTTACATATTActtaaattttttaaaaactCGTTATTTGTACTATTTTCCTTTCTCATTTTCTCCATCTCTTTCAATGAAATTAAATTACTATGGCAAGAAGTgcatataattttcattcctaaaataaataacaaataaatgtaaatatatacatatatatatatatatatatatagttaggtatatataaaatatattagtTTACACtctataatatatatatatatatatatatatatatatatatattttcattatttatatggttaattattttttcattttgtattACCTTCACTGGTATCCCATTGAACCTTAACGTTTGTTTGTTTTACTTTATCACATCTCCAGCACCTATGAAAATGAGAAGAATAAGAAAGATATGTagattttatattatgcacaaaaaatataacaattatttatatattctaatatctatatatatatataattgtgTAGTTTTATTTggtattattttattcttacATAAATGCTTTTAAAACATTGTTCTTATGAACAACAATATTTTTGGGATCGAATTTATTATCTAAATGTTTTCTTGGTAAAGGttcaaatttttttaataattttacTGCCTTATTTCTTTCTTTACTAATATTAGATGACAAAATACGTATGAGGtcactttttttataatcttTATGTTTCACCatgttaaatatataaatatgaatatatatatatatatatatatatttatttatttatttactaTATAGAATGAAACGGAAAATCCAAAATAAATctataatacatatataatatatataattgggataatatttatgtatattatttcatactaattaaaatataaatatatatattaaacatatgtataaattatatacatacagtttttacatatatataatatatatataataatatatatatgtatatatttttatttataagatcctttggatatatatttaattaatacatgttaaaataaataatattatcattctttcataattaaaagaaaagaaaataaaacacattctaaaaaaattacatttattaatttttttgtttaatattttttatttatataatacatattttataatatttatttataaattactacaaaaaaaaaaaaacaaaaacaaaatgtagattaaaaaaaaaaaaaaaaagagtAGATAgggaaaaaataaaaaagcaaaaaaaagaaaagagaatatatttatgtttctacataatgaataattggatatatagaaattataggtatgtatatatatttatttgaataaatgaataacttaaaaattaaaaattatacataacatatatatatataatatattatatatataatattaaattaataataaaaaaaaataacatatttaaaaatatttctcttaaaataatttatatgcatatatataaaatcGATAAACcttacatttatatatatatgtatataaaatatgaattataaaaaaataaaacaaaaatatatttatatataattgtagtatataatttttttgtatatatataaattgatgataatgatatataaaaaataaggtatataaataaactGTGTTctataattaaaaaaattttattattttattattttattattttc
It includes:
- a CDS encoding early transcribed membrane protein 10.2; protein product: MKIGKLFFLLNIFVVCHLILSCLCRKGQATRGNLLALKAIEQDLQQKKKRKRNLILYSLGSAALIAALVVTGIGLNMYMKRKKDESHVQEVIEAKEEEVKEKQSEKKKTTVKVVPKRVPVKTRLAHGRSKVPSVNHQDVSPKLDDEKKEEPLNFTDNDLLLTADSLNVLEPKLDENSEGADFLKNINEPKEVATFSLDSALTDASEQNENKDAELSTDLIHTPTNSSIDLSDDKKDTSTHGLESLNLDSSSPSEFTENKPQAESETMPAEPLTPEPSAQEPMIPESSSQEPTIPEPSAQEPTTPESSSQEPTTPESSSQEPTTPESSSQEPTTPESSSQEPTTPESSSQEPTIPEPTSKSKTPEIKEVDEPVVVPSYYPTTGPNPNTHGPPRRRTSSRSSGSSNRTSSVTTTRPRSRSNAARDSSGRSSGRTTTPKVRKEE
- a CDS encoding hypothetical protein (conserved Plasmodium protein, unknown function) — its product is MVKHKDYKKSDLIRILSSNISKERNKAVKLLKKFEPLPRKHLDNKFDPKNIVVHKNNVLKAFMCWRCDKVKQTNVKVQWDTSEGMKIICTSCHSNLISLKEMEKMRKENSTNNEFLKNLSNM